In Prosthecobacter debontii, the sequence CAGGACACCATTGAGGAACGCATCCTAGAGATGCAAAAGAGTAAAGCGGCTCTGATCGAAGGCTTGCTCGCAGGGCGCACGGATAAGCTGAGACTGACCCAGGAGGACATCCAGCGTCTATTGGCTGCCTGATGCCTCGTGACTGAGCGCTTCGTGCAACTTGCTTGCTTGGCCAATCCTGCTCTCCGGAAGATCCGAGTTCAGAGTTGTCTTTTTTGCTGGTCGTCTTCCACACCATTGGATAAAAGAGCGCGAATGATCGAAATCGAAGTTTATGCCCCCGGCCTCCGTGCGGAATCCAACTTGCTGGAGTTGCGTGGCCAGATGGACCTTTTCCAGCAGGTGAATTACAAGGTGGATGCCAACCATGACCTCGTTTATTTCGAGGTCAAAGATCCTCAAACGATCACGATGCAGCAGATCATGGAATGCTTCACCAACATCGGGCTGGCTCCGCGTCTCGTGGGTCAGGCCCCTGAAGGATGGAACTAAAGGTGATGCAGAGACACTGGCCTAGATTCCTTGCGTTATCTTGATCGGTTGCCCTAGAAGAACCTTCAGCGAGACGTTGCAAGCTGCCCTCAAGTGCGCGAACGTGATGGCTCATGGTGCGCGCTCTGGGCAGTCATACTCTTGCAATCGTTCACGGGCTGGGGGACTTCGCTCTATTTACAGGGCGGTCTTTCCTCGCGGCTTTGGGCTCGCGGCGTTTATTCCGCCGGGTGGTGCGCGCTGCTTTTGAGCAAGGCGTGCGGTGTCTTCCCGTGATCTTGATCGTGGGTTTATTCACAGGGCTGGTGCTGGGTCTTCAGGGCTACTATGTGCTGAATCGCTTCGGTTCGGAGGGGCTTCTGGGCGCGTTAGTCTCTTTGAGCCTTGTGCGGGAGATGGGGCCGGTTTTAGCGGCCTTGATGCTCGTGGGTCAGGCGGGCTCGGCCTTGGCAGCAGAGTTGGGCATTCAAAGAAACACGGAGCAGGTGGCGGCGCTGGACACCATGGGCATCAATAGCTTGGGTTACTTGGTGGCTCCGCGCCTGCTGGCGGCGCTGCTGGTGTATCCCATGCAGACGGCTTTGTTTGTGACGATTGGCCTCATCGGTGGCAGTCTCTCGGGCACCTGGCTGCTGGGGCTGGAGACGGGCATTTACTGGTCCGCCGTGGAGCGGGCAGTGGAGATGCCGGATGTGCGGGAGTGCTTCATGAAAGCGGCTTGCTTTGGCCTGCTCACGGTGGCGCTGTGTGCGTATCATGGGTTCAATGCGCATCGCTGCCGTTCAGCGACGGGTGCGCGGGCAGTGAGTGCATCCACCACACGGGCAGTCGTGCAGTCCAGCATCACGGTGTTGGCGGCGGATTATGTGATCACCTCGTTCCTTGTCTGACTGGAAACCTCATGGCTGCTTCATCCCCAGATCTCCTGCTGCAAGTCGAAGGCGTGACGAAACGCTTCGGAGACAACGTGGTACTGGCGGGTGCCGACCTGGAGGTGCCGCGCGGCAGTGTGGTGACGGTGATGGGCCGCAGCGGCACGGGCAAGTCGGTCTTTTTAAAGTGTCTGGCGGATGTGATCCAGCCGGACTCCGGCAGCATTCGCTTCGACGGTCAGCTCCTGAAAAGCGGCGGACATGCGAAGTCGCGAGCGGAGTTCCGCCAGCGGTGCAGCTTCCTGTTTCAAAACAATGCCCTCTTTGACTCGCTAACCGCGCTGGAAAATGTGGCCCTGCCTCTGGAGCAGATGACGGATCTGCCGGACCGCGACATCCAGTCGCGGAGTCTGGAGGCGCTGCAGCAACTGGAACTGGAGAAGTTTCAGGACAGCTACCCCAGCCAGCTTTCCGGTGGGATGCAGAAGCGGCTGGCGCTGGCTCGGGCCATTGTCACCCGGCCTGAGTTGGTGCTCTTCGATGAACCCACGGCAGGCCTCGACCCCTTGCGCCGGAATGCGGTGTTTCTGATGATTGCCAAATACCAACGGCAGTTTGGCTTTACCGCCGTGATGGTGACCCACGATGTGCAGGAGGCCTTGATCGCCAGTGATCGGGTCGCGCTGCTGGATCAGGGGCGCATGCATTTCCAAGGCACCCCGGAGCAGTTCCGATCCTCGGCAGATCCGGTGGTCACCAGCTTCCGGGATAACACCTTCACCCTCACTCAATCTCTGGCCGCCATCCGCAGCGGGCAGAGCTTTTCCTCAGACGACTCATGAAACAAAGTAAGCTGGAATTTCTTGTCGGAGTCTTCGTGCTCCTGGGCTTGGCCGCTGTGGCTTATCTGACGATCCAACTCGGCGCGGGCTCTCTGCTCGGTGGCGATACCTATGCGTTGGAGGCTCGGTTTACCAACATCAGCGGCCTGAACACAGGGAGCAATGTGGTGGTGGCCGGTGTGAATGTGGGAAAAGTCGAGGCCATCCGCATGGAGCCATCCGAATACACTGCGATTGTCACTTTCCGCGTCATGTCTGGACTGAAACTTCCCACCGACTCTATGGCCTCGATCAAAACGACGGGGCTGATTGGTGATAAATATGTGGCGCTTTCTCCAGGAGCAGACGAAACTTATTTGGAACCAGGGGCGCGGATCACCATGACGGAGTCGTCAGTTGATCTTGAGTCGTTGATTGGGAAAGTGGCTTTCGGTAGCGTTTCAGAAACACCTCAAGAACCAGAAAAAACACCGCCCCAATGACCTCCCGTTCCTTTCTCGCTTTGCTGCTGGTCGTCCCCTTCATTCCCGTGCAGGCCCAGGCCTCCACGGCAGCCGCTGAGCAGCGCCTGCGCAGTGCGGTGGATGATGTTCTGGTCATCACCAACAGTGCCTCCAGCCGGGCAGCTCTGGTGCAAAAAGTCAGCCCGGTGCTGCAAAAATACATCAGCTTTGAAACCATGACCCGGCGGGCTGTGGGAGTGGGCTGGAGACAGTTTTCAGGAGCCCAGCAGAGCCAGGCGGTGAATCTCTTCACCCAGCTCGTCATCCGCACCTACAGCGGTAAATTCACGCCAGGGGCCCAGGCGGTGATCAATTTCAAAACCTCCACGGAACCGGCCGCCGGTCGTGTGGATGTGCCCACGGATCTGGTCTATAATGGCAGCCGCTACAATGTGATCTACCGCATGGAGCAGGCGGGGGGCACCTGGGCCATCGCCGATGTGGTGATCGAAGGTGTCAGCATGGTGGCCAACTACCGGTCTCAGCTCGATGCCACCTTCAAACGCGGTGGTGCCGCCGCTGTGATCAGCTCGCTCGAACAATCTGTCTCCCGCCAATGAAACCCGGAACCGCTCTACGCCTGCTGTTGCTGGCCCTTGCGCCATGCCTGAGCTTGACTCAGTGTGCCACCCCGAAGTCTGCCGCCACCTCCTCCCAGGCAGGCATCCAACCCGTCTCCGACCAGGCCGCCCCCGCGGGTGACCATGCGGTGGATGAACTGGACGACTACGGTGAAGCCGCCAAGATTTCTGATCCCCTCGAGGGCATGAATCGCGTCACCTTCGCCTTCAATGACGGCGTGTATAACTTCCTCCTGCGCCCAATTTCCAAAGGCTACCAGATCATCACCCCAGACCCCATGGAAAAGGGCCTGAACAACTTCTTCGACAACGTGAAGTTCCCTGTCCGCCTCGTGAACTGCGGGCTTCAGGGGAAGTTCAAACGTGCCGGCCAAGAGGTGCAGAAATTCGGCGTCAATACCGTTGCCGGGTTCGGTGGCTTCATCCGTCAATCGGATAAAATCCCCTCCCTGGCCAACGTGCCGCAGGAAGACACCGGCCAAACTCTGGCGGTGTGGGGCATCGGTCATGGTCCCTATCTCGTGCTGCCCATCGTCGGCCCCAGCAGCCTGCGTGAGGCGGCGGGATACGCCGGTGACTACATGCTGAATCCTGTGAACTGGGGTTTTGCGCTGCGGCATGATGCCGATGACTTCGCTTGGATTCCAGGGGCGGTGAATACCGTGCGCTCGCTGCCAGATCAGCTCTACTACTACGACGAGGCTCGCAAGAACTCGGTGGACCCTTACATCTCCGTGCGCAGCATCTACGTGCAGAACCGCGACTCCGCCGCGAAGGAGTAAAGCCGAGGCCGCTCTTCCCATTGTTTCTCCAAAAAGAGCCGGACGTGAAGTCCGGCTCTTTTTCTTTTGTCCCTGTGAACCTAGGTCTCGCCCGCCAGCCTTTAGCGGCATATCCGATTATCCTTCATCCGCAGCCTAAGCTCTTTCTTTTTCGGATTCTGCCGATGAAAAGTTCCCTGAGGTGTGTAGAAGTGGGCGCGACTTTTCCTCATGATGGCCTCCGCTCTGTTTTCCCCTCTCGTGTCAGCACGCACGTGGCTGGCTCTCGTGGTGTCCGCGTCTCTGCTCTCGGGGGCCCAGAGGGGACAAGCCGTGGAGGCCACGTGGTCGGGAGGCGGTGCCAATGACAACTGGAGCACTGGGCTTAACTGGGGCGGCGCAGCCCCGGTAGCGGGAGACTCGCTGCTCTTCAGCGGCAGCACCCGCCTCGGCCCGGTGAACGACTTCACGGCCGATACCAACTTTGCAGGCATCACCTTCGCTTCGGGTGCCGGAGCTTTCACCGTGACAGGAAACCGCATCACGCTGGGCGGCAATGTCACAAACAACGCGTCCTCGGCGCAGATCCTCAATCTGGCGTTGATCCTGGATGCCACACGCACCTTCGATGCGGCCTCAGGAAATTTGACCTTGGGTGGCGTTATCAGTGGCAACGGAGGTTTGATCAAAACCGGCGCCCAGCAGTTGACGCTGAGTGGCTCGGCTCATAACACCTACATCGGTGTGACCTCCGTCACGGCAGGGACCCTGCGTTTGGACAAGTCCCTCAACATCAACGCGATTGCAGGCAATCTGGAGATCTCCTCCGGTGCCAAGGTCATTTTTGGCAAGTCCAATCAGCTCGCAGATACCACCGTCGTCACGGTGACGGGAGCGGGCTCCGTCTTCAATGGCACGGCAGCCAATGGAGGACAACTTTCCAACATTACCGAGACCATCGCCGGACTCAGTGTGAACGGCGGTGTCTTCAATGGCAGTGCGGGCGGCAACTGGACGATCACTGGCGCGGGCAGCTTCACCGGCAGTGTGGATAGCACCGTGTTTGTCGGAAACAGCGGCACGCGGCTGAGCTTCGGCAGCCTGACGCTCACGGGTATGACCGCCACAGCGGGGAGCAATGTGGCCTTGGCCAATAGCTTCACTTTGTATGGCAACTCAACCACCACCCTCTCCTCCATCACCGTCGGCTCGGGTGGATTGACCCTGGATGGCTCTCGCTTCAATCTCCGCCGCGGAGGTGCCGGAGCATTGGGGAGCCGACTGGTGCTCAATGGCAATGTCACAGCCGTCGGCACGACGGCATCCACCATTTTAGAAGATACCAATGGCGGATCCGCTGGCCAAGTGGACCTGGAACTCAGCGGCACCTCGGCTGCGGTGGATCGCCAATTCACTGTTGAGGAAGCGACTGGCTCCCTGACCATCAGTGTGCCCATTACCAACGGTGCCTCCACCGCTGCTGGCCTGATCAAAGCAGGGCTGGGCAGCCTGACTCTCTCCGGCAGCTTGGCCAATACCTACACCGGCCTCACACGCGTGAGCGCAGGGACGCTGGTGCTGAATAAAACCGCAGGCGTGAACGCCGTGGCCGGAAACATCGAGGTGGCAACAGGTGGCACCCTCACCCTGAACGCCAATGAGCAAATCGCAGACACCGCAGGCATCACCGTCTCAGGCGGCACCATCTCTGCCTGGAGCCGCACGGAGAAAATCGCCTTTTACACCCAGACCGCGGGCGGCGTCACGGGCTCGGGAAACAGCGGACAGGTCACCATCACGGGTGCCATGAGTCTCCTCGGAGGTAATACCTTCACCCTCAATAGCAATAGCGGCGGCACCCCCGCCCACTTCCAGATGGACAGCCTTATCATGAGTGGTGCTGACATCGTCATGGGGGGGAACAATGGCGTGGGGGCTGTGCGCACTGCCATCACTGTGGGCAGCGGCGGCATCCAGATGACAGGCCGCGCCATCAATCTCTACCGAGGCAGCGCAGGAACAGTCTTGAACCTGAATGGCGACTTCTCGGGCTCCGGCAACAGCGCGATCCAGGTAGGTGCCACGGGCGACGTGGAACCCCAGCTCAACCTGGGCACCGCCACCCGCACCTTCACCATCGCAGACAGCAGCACCACCACCATCAACGTCGGCATCGTGGGTGATGGTGGTTTGACCAAAGAAGGCAATGGCACCCTGAGTTTCACCGGTAACCTGAACAACACCTATGCCGGTGTCACTACCATCAATGGCGGTATCCTGGCCCTCAACCAAACCTCTGGCACGGACGCCATCACCAACGGCGTGGACGTGCGCACCGGAGGCACCCTGACCCTGAGCGCCAGCGAGCAAATCGCCGACAGCTCAGGCATTACTGTTAACGGTGGGTCGATCACCTCCCTGAAGTTTACCGAAACCTTGTCCTACTACACCCAGAATAGCGGCGGTTTTGCCACCAGTGGCAATGTGGGCAATCTCATCGTCACCGGCACCCTGACACTGGCAGGCGGTAACACGCTGACCATGAATAGCAGCTCCATCCCTGCCAACTGGGATCTGGCCAACGCCATTTTCAGTGGCGCTGACATGATCATGGGCGGCAGCAATGGCGCGGCGAATCCCAAAACCCGTCTGACGATTGGCAACCTCACGCTGACAGGCCGGAAGATCACCATGAACATCGGTGATGCAGGCACCGAGATGTATCTCAATGGAAATCTCACCGCCAGCGGCACCAGCTCCATCACCACTGGCTCAGCCACTGGAAGTGTTCAGCCTGAAGTTCATCTCGGCACGGGCACCCGCGTTTTTAATATCACCTCAGGCATCACCACCATGGGCGTGACTCTGATGGATGCCGCAGCCATCCAAAAGACCGGAAGCGGCGTCCTCGTCCTGAGTTTGCCGAACAGCTACAGCGGTGGCACCACCATCAGCGCTGGGGCCATCCGCGTGAGCAATACCTCTGGCAGTGCGACCGGCACTGGCAGCCTCACCGTCGCCAGCGGAGCTACCCTCAGCGGCGCTGGTCGTGTGGCCCCGGCCGCAGGGGGGAATATCAGCATCAGCGGCACCGTGCTGGTGGGAAATCCCAGCCCCACTCAGGGGGAAACCCTCACCCTGGTGACCAGCGGAGCAGGAGCCATTGAGCTTCTCGGCACCGTCACGCTGGATCTGTTCAGCGGTCAGGGCAGCGGCACGCTGAATGGTGCCACTACGGCGGATCGATTGGTCACCAGCAGCGGCAGCAACCTCACCCTCGGTGCCTCCTCGGTGCTGAATGTCACCACCAGCCTAGCCATAGATGCGGGTAACAGTGCGGGCTGGGCGGTCGGAAGCACGTGGCAGATTTTCGACTGGAGTGGCCTCACCGGTGTGACCGGCAGCTTCAGCAATCTCTCCGCAGCCAGCCCGAACAACTATGTCAATCTGCCCAACCTCGGCGTGCTTGGTATGGCCTGGGACATTTCCAATCTCTACAGCGCTGGCACCATCACCATCGTCGCCATCCCCGAACCAAGCCGCGTTGGGTTTTTAGTGCTGGCCTTGAGCTGTGGTCTGATACGCCGCCGCCGTGTGCGGTCGGGCAGGTGCCTACCGTGAACAGGCATTGTCTGAACCTCGGCTAAAGACAGCCCGACTTGCAAAACCACGGCGTGAGCGGTGTAGTAAGGCATGCAATGGATTCGGATGTTTCAGGCGAGAGAATGGGGAATGGCTCTGATGCTGCTTTGGCTTCTGCCTGCCCAGGCTCAGGAAGTCAAGTCGGTGGAAGGGAAAGCGAAATTGGTCGAGACGACGGCGCCTCCCGCAGCGGTTGAAACGCCTGCTACAGCACCTGCCGTGCCGACCCCACCGACGTCCCCCCCGGGCGTGGTGCCCCTGGAGCCTGAGCCAGATAAAGCCAGCACGCTGATCTCGCTGCTGAACACGAAGGCCGCGCTACGCAAGTCACTGGAAGAGCAGCGGCGCAGACTGCGGGCTGAGACGACCGAGAGCGGCAAGGAGGCGATCCAGGCGGAAATCACGCGTCTCGAGAAGCGGACGCAGGAGGTGGATCGGGATTTCAACGTGCTGGTGACCGGGGCGGATTCCCTGCGAGATCTGAGCCTTCGAGCGAATGAAGCACCTGTAAAGCTTCAGGATGAGTTGGGCCAGTTCCTCTCCCCTGTGTTTGCCGATCTGCGGGAGCTGACGCGGCGTCCCCGAGAAGTGCGGGCTCTCCAGGATGAGTTGGGCCGCCTGAATGCGGAGGAGAAGCAGGCCCTCGATGCCCTGAAGGAAGTGGAAACGACTCAAGCGGATTTGGGCACCGAGGTGAAAGCCGACTCACCGGTGCGCGCGGAACTGAAGGCGACGAGTCTGCGCTGGCAGACCCGACTCGATGAGGTACGCAACCGCATCGCGGTGGTGAAACATCAGCTCAAAGAACTGGATGCTTCGGGAACGACTTTTTGGTCGGAGCTCGGCGGGCAGGTGAAGAACTTCGTGTTCGTGCGGGCGGTGAATATCAGCCTCGCATTGCTGGTCTTTCTGGTGGTGTTGTTCGGGGTGCGCACAGCTTACTACTATGCGTTCAAGTTCGTGCCGGTGCGGAAGTATGAGAAGCTGAGTTTCTCTGCTCGCGTGCTGGATGTGGTGCATGAGGGCGGTAGCATCGTGCTTGCGGCGGTGTGTGCCCTGCTGGTGCTGTATGCGCGGGGAGATTGGCTGCTCGGTGGCTTGGCGTTGATCGCCATCGGCGGTCTGATCATGACGGCTAAGTCCGGCATTGGCCGTTATCTGAAGGAACTCCAGTTTCTGCTGAACCTGGGATCGGTGCGGGAAGGCGAGCGGGTGACGATCAACGGCGTGCCTTGGCGGGTGGGGAAAATCCACATGTTTACGCAACTGACCAACTCGGTGATCGGTGGCCCCGGTTTACGCTTACCGTTGGAGGAATTGAGCGGGATGGTCTCACGCCCCGGCGCGCTGGATGAGCCCTGGTTTCCTTTTCCCAAACGCTCCTGGGTGCTGCTGGGTGGCACGACGATGGCGCAGATCACCGACCTAACACCTGACCATGTGGAGATTGTCTATGGCGGGGGCCTGAAGCGCTGGATACCGCTGGCGGATTTCATGGGCATGGACGTGGCGGGCCTCTCAGGTGGCTTTGCTCGATCGATTACCCTCGGCTTGGACTATCGCCATCAGGCTCAGGCTCCACATGAAATCCCTGAACTGCTGAAGGCGGACGTGCGCGCGGCTTTGCTAGAAACCATGCGTGAAGACGAACTGGTGAATGTCATTGTCGAGTTCGAAGCGGCGGCGGATTCCTCGCTGAATTTCCTCATTGTCGGGGTCTTTGCGGGCAGTCAGGCCCCGAACTACCCCGGGCTCACCCGGGTGATGCAACGTGCCGCGCTGGAGTCCGCCACCCGTCATGGCTGGGACATCCCATTCCCTCAGATGGTGGTGCATAAGGCGAGTGACGAGTAGGCGTCGTCAGAGGGCAGAGCGGTTTCCAAGGTTGGAGCCCCGGCTTCAGCCGGACGCTTGGGGCGGGAGATCCTGGATTCCGCCTCAAAGCGGGGCTCCGAACTGCTCTATTCTCTATTCAATCTCCACCCGCGTCTTGATGGACGCGGCGATGAAACAGCGGCGGTGGGCTTCGTGGTGCAGGTGGGCCTCCTGGTCGGGAGTGGGTTTGACCTCGCCACTCCAGGTCACCTGGGGATGCAGGGTGATGTGACTGATCCAGGGCACGCCGTCCTCGTTTTTGGTCATCACGCCAATGGCCGCATCTTCATAGCGGTCGGCGATGAACCCCGCATCCACGGCGACATGCAGAAACCACAGCATGTGGCAACTGGCTACGGAGGCGATGAAAGCCTCCTCGGGGTCCACGCAGGCAGCGTCTGACCACGGAGCGGGCACGATGCTGGGGGAAGGGGAGGCGGGGATGACCGCTCCACCATCGAAGTGCCAGGTGTGTTTCCGAGAGTAACGACGCTCCAGGAAGTCTGGGCCCTGGCGAGCCCAGCGGATGGTGGCTTGATGCGACATGTGAGGGTTGGTTGGGGTGGAAAAAGCGCGCTGCGTTTTCCTATAAGAAGTATCGAAAGGGCGCCCCTCTTTGGCCGGGGCATCAGGAGGTGAGCGGTGGCAAGGTCTCGCGCACTTTTTTGGGCAGCGAGGCGATGACGAGCTGATACGAATGATCGATGAGCTCACGCAGCAGGGCATTCGTCAGGCGGCCCTCCAGGGTGACCGTGTTCCAATGCCGCTTGTTCATGTGGTAGCCGGGTTGAACGTCCTCATAGCGATCCCGCAGCTCGATGGCGCGGTCGGGGTCGCATTTGAGGTTGGCCTTGGCGGGGTAATCCTCCGGCACGGTGAGGGCGAACATCTTGCCCCCCACTTTGTAAACCAGAGCCTCGGGGCCAAAGGGCATGGTCTCTTCCACGTGCGGCAGGGAGAGGCAGTAGGCGCAGAAGTCAGCGAGCGTCATGGTGAGGGATGATAACACCGGTCGCGAAAAGATGAGAGCAGAAACGATCTCTGTCCACGCAACCT encodes:
- a CDS encoding MlaE family ABC transporter permease, with amino-acid sequence MVRALGSHTLAIVHGLGDFALFTGRSFLAALGSRRLFRRVVRAAFEQGVRCLPVILIVGLFTGLVLGLQGYYVLNRFGSEGLLGALVSLSLVREMGPVLAALMLVGQAGSALAAELGIQRNTEQVAALDTMGINSLGYLVAPRLLAALLVYPMQTALFVTIGLIGGSLSGTWLLGLETGIYWSAVERAVEMPDVRECFMKAACFGLLTVALCAYHGFNAHRCRSATGARAVSASTTRAVVQSSITVLAADYVITSFLV
- a CDS encoding ABC transporter ATP-binding protein, translated to MAASSPDLLLQVEGVTKRFGDNVVLAGADLEVPRGSVVTVMGRSGTGKSVFLKCLADVIQPDSGSIRFDGQLLKSGGHAKSRAEFRQRCSFLFQNNALFDSLTALENVALPLEQMTDLPDRDIQSRSLEALQQLELEKFQDSYPSQLSGGMQKRLALARAIVTRPELVLFDEPTAGLDPLRRNAVFLMIAKYQRQFGFTAVMVTHDVQEALIASDRVALLDQGRMHFQGTPEQFRSSADPVVTSFRDNTFTLTQSLAAIRSGQSFSSDDS
- the mlaD gene encoding outer membrane lipid asymmetry maintenance protein MlaD, with translation MKQSKLEFLVGVFVLLGLAAVAYLTIQLGAGSLLGGDTYALEARFTNISGLNTGSNVVVAGVNVGKVEAIRMEPSEYTAIVTFRVMSGLKLPTDSMASIKTTGLIGDKYVALSPGADETYLEPGARITMTESSVDLESLIGKVAFGSVSETPQEPEKTPPQ
- a CDS encoding MlaC/ttg2D family ABC transporter substrate-binding protein; translated protein: MTSRSFLALLLVVPFIPVQAQASTAAAEQRLRSAVDDVLVITNSASSRAALVQKVSPVLQKYISFETMTRRAVGVGWRQFSGAQQSQAVNLFTQLVIRTYSGKFTPGAQAVINFKTSTEPAAGRVDVPTDLVYNGSRYNVIYRMEQAGGTWAIADVVIEGVSMVANYRSQLDATFKRGGAAAVISSLEQSVSRQ
- a CDS encoding MlaA family lipoprotein is translated as MKPGTALRLLLLALAPCLSLTQCATPKSAATSSQAGIQPVSDQAAPAGDHAVDELDDYGEAAKISDPLEGMNRVTFAFNDGVYNFLLRPISKGYQIITPDPMEKGLNNFFDNVKFPVRLVNCGLQGKFKRAGQEVQKFGVNTVAGFGGFIRQSDKIPSLANVPQEDTGQTLAVWGIGHGPYLVLPIVGPSSLREAAGYAGDYMLNPVNWGFALRHDADDFAWIPGAVNTVRSLPDQLYYYDEARKNSVDPYISVRSIYVQNRDSAAKE
- a CDS encoding beta strand repeat-containing protein — protein: MSARTWLALVVSASLLSGAQRGQAVEATWSGGGANDNWSTGLNWGGAAPVAGDSLLFSGSTRLGPVNDFTADTNFAGITFASGAGAFTVTGNRITLGGNVTNNASSAQILNLALILDATRTFDAASGNLTLGGVISGNGGLIKTGAQQLTLSGSAHNTYIGVTSVTAGTLRLDKSLNINAIAGNLEISSGAKVIFGKSNQLADTTVVTVTGAGSVFNGTAANGGQLSNITETIAGLSVNGGVFNGSAGGNWTITGAGSFTGSVDSTVFVGNSGTRLSFGSLTLTGMTATAGSNVALANSFTLYGNSTTTLSSITVGSGGLTLDGSRFNLRRGGAGALGSRLVLNGNVTAVGTTASTILEDTNGGSAGQVDLELSGTSAAVDRQFTVEEATGSLTISVPITNGASTAAGLIKAGLGSLTLSGSLANTYTGLTRVSAGTLVLNKTAGVNAVAGNIEVATGGTLTLNANEQIADTAGITVSGGTISAWSRTEKIAFYTQTAGGVTGSGNSGQVTITGAMSLLGGNTFTLNSNSGGTPAHFQMDSLIMSGADIVMGGNNGVGAVRTAITVGSGGIQMTGRAINLYRGSAGTVLNLNGDFSGSGNSAIQVGATGDVEPQLNLGTATRTFTIADSSTTTINVGIVGDGGLTKEGNGTLSFTGNLNNTYAGVTTINGGILALNQTSGTDAITNGVDVRTGGTLTLSASEQIADSSGITVNGGSITSLKFTETLSYYTQNSGGFATSGNVGNLIVTGTLTLAGGNTLTMNSSSIPANWDLANAIFSGADMIMGGSNGAANPKTRLTIGNLTLTGRKITMNIGDAGTEMYLNGNLTASGTSSITTGSATGSVQPEVHLGTGTRVFNITSGITTMGVTLMDAAAIQKTGSGVLVLSLPNSYSGGTTISAGAIRVSNTSGSATGTGSLTVASGATLSGAGRVAPAAGGNISISGTVLVGNPSPTQGETLTLVTSGAGAIELLGTVTLDLFSGQGSGTLNGATTADRLVTSSGSNLTLGASSVLNVTTSLAIDAGNSAGWAVGSTWQIFDWSGLTGVTGSFSNLSAASPNNYVNLPNLGVLGMAWDISNLYSAGTITIVAIPEPSRVGFLVLALSCGLIRRRRVRSGRCLP
- a CDS encoding OsmC family protein, with product MSHQATIRWARQGPDFLERRYSRKHTWHFDGGAVIPASPSPSIVPAPWSDAACVDPEEAFIASVASCHMLWFLHVAVDAGFIADRYEDAAIGVMTKNEDGVPWISHITLHPQVTWSGEVKPTPDQEAHLHHEAHRRCFIAASIKTRVEIE
- a CDS encoding MmcQ/YjbR family DNA-binding protein, translated to MTLADFCAYCLSLPHVEETMPFGPEALVYKVGGKMFALTVPEDYPAKANLKCDPDRAIELRDRYEDVQPGYHMNKRHWNTVTLEGRLTNALLRELIDHSYQLVIASLPKKVRETLPPLTS